Genomic DNA from Thermobifida alba:
CCGTGGACGGCTCGCTGCCGTCCGCGTCGGGCTGCTCTGCCTCCGGGGTGTCGGCAGGGCCGGGGGGCGTGGGACTCGGCGCGGCGGTTCCGGTCCCGCCGGGGGAGGGGGCGTCCGCGGGAGGCGTCCCGGTTCCGGCCGTGCCCTGCGGGGCGGAGCCGCTGGGCCGGGGGGCGACGGGTTCCAGGGAGACCACGGGGGCCGCATCGACCTCGTTGCCTCCCGCCACCACCTCCGACAGCAGCGGCAGCGCGGCCCATCCGGCCACGGCCAGGGCCAGCAGTGCGGCGGCCAGCGTCACCGCCGTGGAGAGCCGCGGCCGGGAACCGGGGGAGCCGGCGGCGTCGCCGTCGCTGCGCTTCGGGAATCCGTCGGCGCGGTAGGGGCCGGCCCGGTCCGCGAACTCGGCGTGGTGGGCGACGAGTTCCGGGTCGAAGGCGTTGGCCAGCAGTTGGTCGTGCAGGAAGGCCGGTGCCGCGGCGACGGGCAGGAGGCTCAGCAGCGACGCGGGAGCCACCAGGGCGGCGCGTTCCCGCGCGCAGTTCTCGCACGTGGCCAGGTGCCGGTTGATCCGTTTGCGCCACAGCGGGCTGAGCCGGCCGTCCCAGTCCCGGAGCAGGGTGCGCAGCGCCGCGCACTCCCGTCCCCGGGCACGGGCCACCAGCAGCGCGCCGATGGAGCGTTCGAGTTGGGCGCGCGCGGTGGCCGCCACCGCGTTGGCCTGTCGAACGCTGACTCCCAGGACCGCGGCCAGTCCGGGCCCGTCGAGCTGGTGGCGCAGGGTGAGGTGGATGACCTCCCGCTCACGCGGGTTGAGCCCGCTCATGGCCTCGTGGACGAGGACGCGCGTCTCCTCCCGGTGGACACCGGCCTCGGGAGGGCCGAGGGTCTCGTCGCTCAGCTCCGCCGCCTCGTCGAGGGAGGCGTACCGGTGGCGGCTGCGGAGCACGCGGTGGCACTGGGAGCGCGCGATCGCGTACAGCCAGGGACGCAACGCGTCGGGGTTGCGCAACTGGGTGATCCGCTCACGCGCGATGAGGAAGACGTCGTGCACCGTGTCGGCGGCGGCCTCGGCGTCGTCAAGCATCCTCAGGCTGTAGTCGTAGAGGCGGTCGGCGTAGGCCCGGTACGCCGCGCTCAGCCCGTCCCGCTCGTTCTTCGCGATCGCGTGCACGATGTCTGCGTCACGCATGGCCAAGAGCCTAGCCCCGCTGTCGTTGACGGCATAGTCCCGTGCATCGGGACAGCGGCGCCGCGGTGTCGGTTTCCTCCCGGTGCTGCGGGCGGCTGCGGCCTGGGAGGTCCGCCGGAGGGGGAGGTCGGGGGTCATCGGGGCTCCTTCCCGGTGCGCCGTGGTCGCGCTCTCACCGGTAGGAGCCGCCGCCCCCGTCGGGGACAACGATTTCTTCCGCGGTGGTCCGGTGTCCCCGAAGACGCCGGTGGCGACGGGAGGTGCTCCCGTCGCCACCGGTGGACGGCCGCGTACGGCGGCCGGACGCGTCCTAGGCCTGGACCTGGAGGTCGACGACCTTCCCGGTCTCGGCGTTCACCGTGTACTCGGCGGTGAAGCCCTTGGAGGCCAGCACCCGGATCTTCCACTCGCCGTCGGCGGCGAAGAAGCGGAAGGTGCCCTCCTCACCGGTCACGACCTCTCCGACGAAGTCGTCGGAGGCGCTGAGCAGACGCACGTAGGCACTGGCGAGCGGCTGGCCGTCCCGGGTCACCGTGCCCTGGACGACCGCCTGGTTGCCCGCGTCGACGTCGGCGAGGGCCACGCCCCCGACCGGAGCTCCGCAGGTGCTCACTTGGCCTCCCCCAGTTCCACCGGAACGCCGATCAGCGAGCCGTACTCGGTCCAGGAGCCGTCGTAGTTCTTCACGTTCGGGATGCCGAGGAGCTCGTGCAGCGCGAACCACGCGATGGAGGAGCGCTCACCGATCCGGCAGTAGGCGATGATCTCCTTGTCCAGGTCGACCCCGGCCTCCTCGTACAGCTTGCGCAGCTCCTCGTCGGACTTGAAGGTGCCGTCCTCGTTGGCGACCTTGGCCCACGGGATGTTGCGCGCGGTCGGGATGTGGCCGGGGACCTGGGAGACCTCCTGCGGCAGGTGCGCGGGGGCCAGCAGCTTGCCGGTGAACTCGTCGGGGGAGCGGACGTCGACGAGGGCCTTGTTGCCGATCGCCGCGACGACCTCGTCGCGGAAGGCGCGGATGGAGGTGTCCTGCTCCTTGGCGGTGTAGGTGGTCCGCGGCCGCTGCGGGACCTCCGTGACCAGCTCGCGGGAGTCCAGCTCCCACTTCTTGCGGCCGCCGTCGAGCAGGCGCACCTTCTCGTGGCCGTAGAGCTTGAAGTACCAGTAGGCGTAGGCGGCGAACCAGTTGTTGTTGCCGCCGTAGAGCACCACGGTGTGGTCGTTGGCGATGCCGCGCTCGGACAGCAGCGCCTCGAAGCCGGCCTTGTCCACGAAGTCGCGCCGGACCGGGTCCTGGAGGTCCTTCTTCCAGTCGATCTTGATCGCGTTGCGGATGTGTCCCTTGTCGTAGGCCGAGGTGTCCTCGTCGACCTCGACGATCACGACCTCAGGGTCATCCAGGTGAGCCTCCACCCAGTCGGCGTCCACGAGGACGTCGGAGCGGCTCATGGGGAACCTCCTTGTTGTGTGTTCTACCGTTCTGGCACAGCGTGCGAATCTGCCGGGACGGAACGTCGTCGTCCGGGGCGCACTCGTGGCAGGTGCTTTCCGTCGTGTCGGAGCGGGTGCGTGGCACGGGCATCGGGACGGGGCCCCGGTCGGGGCAGTCGTCTCCGTGCGTGGCGAAGAGGGGAAGGGAGCGGCGGGGAACGGCCGCACGGCCGTGAGCGGTCTCGCTCTAACGGGCAGCGTGACAGAGCGCCGTGGCGACACGGCAGAAGTCGACGGCGCGTCGCTTCGTCAGGAGCGCATCTGTCAGGAGAGTCACGGAGACGATGTTACGTGCTCGGCATCCGATTGTCACGGGTGTCCTGTTTCACAGGACGGAAGAACAGGGCCGTTCCGTCGGGACGGAGCGGCCCTGTGCGGTCCGGTCTGCGGCGGGCTAGGCCTCGGGGGAGCCGACGATCTGCACGTCGCTGCCCACGGCGGTTGCCTGGATGCCGTTGGGCAGGAGTTCGACGCCGGTCACCTGCAGGTCGAAGGGCAGCCGGGGCAGTTTCATGGTGAGCGTGAGCATGCTCTCCACCGTGCTCACCGGCACCAGTTCCTCGCTCAGTTCGATGCCGCTCGGGATGACCGTGAGCTCGTCGCCGTTCACCTCGATCTGGAAGTCACTGGAGAGGGAGACGCTGAACCCCTGGTAGGCGAGGTCTCCGGAGATGCGGGGCGCTCCGTTCGCGGCCTCGATCACCACGCCCTCGGGCAGCCGCTTCTGCAGTTCGCTGTAGGGGAGCAGCACCGTGCCCTCGACTCCCCCGGCCACCACGCTGGGCTCCGTCAGCAGGTCGGCGAAGGGGGCGCTGACCTCGGTCAGCGTCACGTCGACCCGGTCGACCTGCACCTC
This window encodes:
- a CDS encoding putative leader peptide, with the protein product MTIGCRARNIVSVTLLTDALLTKRRAVDFCRVATALCHAAR
- a CDS encoding sulfurtransferase; protein product: MSRSDVLVDADWVEAHLDDPEVVIVEVDEDTSAYDKGHIRNAIKIDWKKDLQDPVRRDFVDKAGFEALLSERGIANDHTVVLYGGNNNWFAAYAYWYFKLYGHEKVRLLDGGRKKWELDSRELVTEVPQRPRTTYTAKEQDTSIRAFRDEVVAAIGNKALVDVRSPDEFTGKLLAPAHLPQEVSQVPGHIPTARNIPWAKVANEDGTFKSDEELRKLYEEAGVDLDKEIIAYCRIGERSSIAWFALHELLGIPNVKNYDGSWTEYGSLIGVPVELGEAK
- a CDS encoding DUF1416 domain-containing protein — encoded protein: MSTCGAPVGGVALADVDAGNQAVVQGTVTRDGQPLASAYVRLLSASDDFVGEVVTGEEGTFRFFAADGEWKIRVLASKGFTAEYTVNAETGKVVDLQVQA
- a CDS encoding sigma-70 family RNA polymerase sigma factor — its product is MRDADIVHAIAKNERDGLSAAYRAYADRLYDYSLRMLDDAEAAADTVHDVFLIARERITQLRNPDALRPWLYAIARSQCHRVLRSRHRYASLDEAAELSDETLGPPEAGVHREETRVLVHEAMSGLNPREREVIHLTLRHQLDGPGLAAVLGVSVRQANAVAATARAQLERSIGALLVARARGRECAALRTLLRDWDGRLSPLWRKRINRHLATCENCARERAALVAPASLLSLLPVAAAPAFLHDQLLANAFDPELVAHHAEFADRAGPYRADGFPKRSDGDAAGSPGSRPRLSTAVTLAAALLALAVAGWAALPLLSEVVAGGNEVDAAPVVSLEPVAPRPSGSAPQGTAGTGTPPADAPSPGGTGTAAPSPTPPGPADTPEAEQPDADGSEPSTAPLALSAHAQDVTAEECPPVWTLAVTARVQGEATAVTLDVTGPSGTQQTAMSPGNTPGEWYASVSGLPPDTSVAWTVTAGAADGSTAVSSGKAYRAGCGETPG
- a CDS encoding DUF2993 domain-containing protein, translated to MRKFLVLLIFLLVLLAAADRGAHYAAESEIAKRISQQYEMAAEPEVTIGGFPFLNQAIGGEYQEIHVVTGAMTIEEVQVDRVDVTLTEVSAPFADLLTEPSVVAGGVEGTVLLPYSELQKRLPEGVVIEAANGAPRISGDLAYQGFSVSLSSDFQIEVNGDELTVIPSGIELSEELVPVSTVESMLTLTMKLPRLPFDLQVTGVELLPNGIQATAVGSDVQIVGSPEA